Proteins co-encoded in one Kutzneria chonburiensis genomic window:
- a CDS encoding helix-turn-helix transcriptional regulator: MGASNELGEFLRARRARLLPGDVGLPSGTGLRRIPGLRREEVAALAGISIDYYIRLEQGKETNPSTAVLDALTSALRLNEDEHSHLCALATYLAQRPSHRPARRSRTVRPGIRQLLETLRPCPAYVLNATSDILAANPEGLALLAGITDWPADRRNTTRYTFLHPGARTLFADWDKAAVGSVAQLRTAVAADPEAPELLALVEELTAGSPEFAGLWHRYDVRHRRSEQKTFHHPQVGEVTFAYEVVGLDEDGQRMTIYQAAPGSGDHDAMTLLSLAVSE, encoded by the coding sequence CCCGGCGACGTCGGCCTGCCGTCGGGGACCGGGCTGCGGCGCATTCCCGGCCTGCGGCGCGAGGAGGTCGCCGCACTCGCCGGCATCAGCATCGACTACTACATCCGGCTGGAGCAGGGCAAGGAAACCAACCCCAGCACGGCGGTCCTGGACGCGCTGACCAGCGCGCTGCGACTGAACGAGGACGAGCACTCGCACCTGTGCGCGCTGGCCACCTACCTGGCCCAGCGGCCGTCGCACCGGCCGGCCCGGCGCAGCCGAACCGTGCGGCCGGGCATCCGGCAACTGCTGGAGACGCTGCGCCCCTGTCCCGCGTACGTGCTGAACGCGACCAGCGACATCCTCGCCGCCAACCCGGAGGGCCTCGCGCTGCTGGCCGGAATCACCGACTGGCCGGCGGATCGGCGCAACACCACCCGGTACACGTTCCTGCATCCAGGCGCCCGCACGCTGTTCGCCGACTGGGACAAGGCCGCCGTCGGCAGCGTCGCCCAGCTGCGCACCGCCGTTGCCGCCGATCCCGAGGCCCCCGAGCTGCTGGCGCTGGTCGAGGAGCTCACCGCCGGCAGCCCGGAGTTCGCCGGCCTGTGGCACCGGTACGACGTGCGGCACCGGCGCAGCGAGCAGAAGACCTTCCACCATCCACAGGTCGGCGAGGTGACCTTCGCCTACGAGGTGGTCGGCCTTGACGAGGACGGCCAGCGCATGACCATCTACCAGGCGGCGCCGGGCAGCGGCGACCACGACGCGATGACCCTGCTGTCGCTGGCTGTTTCCGAGTAG
- a CDS encoding ESX secretion-associated protein EspG, whose protein sequence is MQPTVLSRLDFDVLWENERFPRRHVALTVPSPGETHTERARLVQETWRSLEQRGLAERGRAAPDLADDLALLAYPRQAVYGFIWAPDRKISLLAASNGGSALMGVVDGDEVWLIKTESIADAAVSVAGEARPGPGQSVSLPTALLTSADARANGDPQRLVLELSDENVPLGQAQVLVGMVAGMTTRGQFGVETAQGAERPTRASRVVAFHDTPNGRYLHLVKPSADRTEWSTITPADNRLLATSVRELLDEA, encoded by the coding sequence ATGCAGCCGACGGTGCTGTCCCGCCTGGACTTCGACGTCCTGTGGGAGAACGAACGCTTCCCCCGCCGCCACGTGGCGTTGACTGTGCCGAGCCCGGGTGAGACGCACACGGAGCGGGCCCGCCTGGTCCAGGAGACGTGGCGCTCGCTGGAGCAGAGGGGCCTGGCCGAACGCGGGCGGGCGGCGCCGGATCTGGCGGATGATCTGGCGCTGCTGGCCTACCCGAGGCAGGCGGTGTACGGCTTCATCTGGGCGCCGGACCGCAAGATCTCGCTGCTGGCGGCGTCGAACGGCGGCAGTGCGCTGATGGGTGTGGTGGACGGCGATGAGGTGTGGCTGATCAAAACCGAGTCGATCGCGGACGCGGCGGTGTCGGTGGCAGGTGAGGCGAGGCCGGGACCTGGGCAGTCGGTCAGCCTGCCGACGGCGCTGCTGACCAGCGCGGATGCCCGGGCCAATGGCGACCCGCAGCGCCTGGTCCTGGAGTTGTCGGACGAGAACGTGCCGCTGGGCCAGGCCCAAGTGCTGGTCGGCATGGTGGCGGGCATGACGACCCGCGGCCAGTTCGGCGTGGAGACGGCGCAGGGCGCGGAGCGGCCGACGCGGGCGAGCCGGGTGGTGGCCTTCCACGACACGCCCAACGGACGCTATCTGCATCTGGTGAAACCCAGCGCGGACCGCACGGAGTGGAGCACGATCACCCCGGCGGACAACCGGCTGCTGGCGACGAGCGTGCGGGAGCTGCTGGACGAGGCCTGA
- a CDS encoding WXG100 family type VII secretion target — protein sequence MSAVDDVAALPGGGAVAEIARKVEKAQPQAIRDVAKHWRDSASKCDNQGKAVTSAVNALDGAWSGGSADSFTAYMGNFTKAGGSMSEALNNGAAALESAANTVEQAKSAVDSRCEGLLGEVRSWDAAHPQPKDGEREAAIERLCNAAKGDVQKSVDAANNELSNALNQLKSATFIGSKFSVLPAPGEQTFVPGPGRTIDWKANPDPNPTTTSTESQHSSGGGGGGGGGGSYGGGGDGGGGGGGLGPSGGPPEGGGGPAPQGQVKEWIEEAMKILQENGVDTSKMSENDIWAIIQHESGGNPHAINLWDSNAKAGHPSKGLMQCIDGTFQSNKLPGHDDIYNPVDNIIAGVRYSIARYGSVSNVPGIRAMSHGGAYQGY from the coding sequence ATGAGTGCGGTCGACGACGTCGCGGCCCTGCCCGGTGGCGGCGCGGTCGCCGAGATCGCCCGCAAGGTGGAGAAGGCCCAGCCCCAGGCGATCCGGGACGTGGCCAAGCACTGGCGGGACAGCGCGTCCAAATGCGACAACCAGGGCAAGGCCGTCACGTCGGCGGTGAACGCCCTGGACGGCGCCTGGTCCGGCGGCTCGGCCGACTCGTTCACGGCCTACATGGGCAACTTCACCAAGGCCGGCGGCTCGATGTCGGAGGCGCTGAACAACGGCGCGGCGGCGCTGGAGTCGGCGGCGAACACCGTTGAGCAGGCCAAGTCCGCGGTGGACAGTCGCTGCGAAGGGCTGCTGGGCGAGGTCCGCAGCTGGGACGCGGCCCATCCGCAGCCCAAGGACGGCGAGCGTGAGGCGGCGATCGAGCGGCTGTGCAACGCGGCCAAGGGTGACGTGCAGAAGTCGGTGGACGCGGCCAACAACGAGCTGAGCAATGCTCTCAACCAGCTCAAGAGCGCGACCTTCATCGGCTCCAAGTTCTCCGTGCTGCCCGCCCCGGGCGAGCAGACCTTCGTGCCCGGCCCCGGCCGCACCATCGACTGGAAGGCCAACCCCGACCCCAATCCGACCACCACCTCCACCGAGAGCCAGCATTCGAGCGGCGGGGGAGGCGGTGGCGGCGGAGGCGGCAGCTACGGCGGTGGCGGTGATGGCGGCGGCGGTGGCGGCGGCCTCGGCCCCAGCGGCGGCCCGCCCGAGGGCGGCGGCGGCCCCGCGCCGCAGGGCCAGGTCAAGGAGTGGATCGAGGAGGCGATGAAGATCCTCCAGGAGAACGGTGTCGACACCTCGAAGATGAGCGAGAACGACATCTGGGCGATCATCCAGCACGAGTCCGGCGGCAACCCGCACGCGATCAACCTGTGGGACTCCAACGCCAAGGCCGGCCACCCGTCCAAGGGTCTGATGCAGTGCATCGACGGCACGTTCCAGTCGAACAAGCTGCCCGGCCACGACGACATCTACAACCCGGTGGACAACATCATCGCCGGCGTCCGCTACTCGATCGCCCGCTACGGCTCGGTGTCCAACGTGCCGGGCATCCGGGCCATGTCGCACGGCGGCGCCTACCAGGGCTACTGA
- a CDS encoding DUF3558 domain-containing protein produces MTFRIRFGATIALAAVALAACSTTTDPGHADPTSTTSSSSSANPKLSRPKDLKIANVDPCSLLTDAQKTQLKVTHTGPGPGSADSGSPSSCSYTVLKPIPYSMNIALDSKLGVEDWLGGKYEGQDLRKLSVQSYPAAQTLLLAEKFSDPNAGGCQTLVSTAAGQELHAGALQDLKKGLTTAQLCDLSKQLADLAMTTLLANQ; encoded by the coding sequence GTGACCTTTCGGATCCGATTCGGCGCGACGATCGCACTGGCGGCGGTCGCGCTGGCCGCCTGCTCGACGACCACCGATCCCGGGCACGCGGATCCGACGTCGACCACGTCCAGTTCGAGTTCGGCCAACCCGAAGCTGTCGCGCCCGAAGGACCTGAAAATCGCCAACGTGGACCCGTGTTCACTGCTCACGGATGCGCAAAAGACGCAGTTGAAAGTCACTCATACCGGACCGGGACCAGGTTCCGCCGATAGCGGATCGCCGTCGAGTTGCTCCTACACGGTGCTCAAGCCGATCCCATACTCGATGAACATCGCACTTGACTCCAAGCTCGGTGTTGAGGACTGGCTGGGCGGCAAGTACGAGGGGCAGGATCTGCGGAAGCTCTCGGTCCAGTCCTACCCGGCGGCGCAGACCCTGCTGCTCGCTGAGAAGTTTTCGGATCCCAATGCCGGCGGTTGTCAGACGCTCGTGAGCACAGCGGCCGGGCAAGAGTTGCACGCGGGTGCCCTACAGGATTTGAAAAAGGGCCTCACCACGGCTCAGCTGTGCGATCTGTCGAAGCAGCTGGCCGATCTTGCCATGACCACGTTGTTGGCGAACCAGTAG